agtaaagcattttatcttcctaattccaaaaaaattagttggtttgattgtcatagatgcttcttaccggatggacatattcatagagagaacaagaaatctttcttaaaaggtaaggaGGTGCGTGACAATGCTCCGGTTCTACTCCAAGGGGATGAGATATGGGAGGTTGTACGTGATTTGCCAACAACTGTCGATGGGActgaagaagagtttaaagagttgaaaaagaaaaaaatggttggtttaaaagaagtattttttgggagcttccctactggaaaacaatgttgatcagacacaatttggatgtgatgcacatagagaagaacttctttgagttacttattcatacgattatggatgtaaaaggaaagacacgtgatgatattaattcaagaatagaattgaagaaattttgtgatcgtcctaaacttcatattcgtaaggatggggctaaaccaaaagccatatttactcttgacaaagctcaaagaaaggtattgtgcgattggataggaaacttgaagtttcccgatggatatgcatccgatttgagccgttgtgttgatttgaaggaactgaagttgaaagggttgaaaagtcatgattgtcatgttttcatggagcgcttattacccgtggcttttaaaaatttactccCGACTACGCTTTGGAATGCGATTCTGAAAATAAGTCAATTTTTTAGAGATTTGTGTTCCTCCACGATATCGATTGAGGACATGAGTCGTTTAGAAGAGCAAATACCAGAAAttttgtgtaaacttgagatgatatttccgccttctttttcaattcgatggagcatctacctatccatttgccatatgaagctaaagttggtggacccgtccaatataggtggatgtatcctttcgaaaggtttcttaatcatgtgaagaaaaaaattggtaataaagctcgtgtggaaggttctatatgcaatgcctacctaacggaagagattgccaatttttgctctctttattttgaaaaacatattgagaccaaagcaaaatacttgaatattgatgaagcggatgaactagacacaagtatacccaagtgtttccaaatgcgggatgaaatagggtgttcatcaccggggaacaagatttctggatgacaaggagtataaccgtgcccacctttatgtgctatctaattgtgaggttttggagccatatgaagctcaatttgtgacagatttcattaaagaacaccctaatgtgaacagagaggatgtttggcataagcatgaggatcaatttccagcctggtttcggaagcatgtatgtaagctaaatattcaagatgatgtgataagaagcttggctttgggtccttctcgaaaggttgtgacgtggaatcgatattcaattaatgggtttaagtttcaaacatttgactatggcaaaagtaaggctaaatgcaactacggcgttactattttttctcttgatggcaatgaatattatggcatattagaggatatctTTGAGTTGTGCTACAATGGTCGGGATCGgagttataaaaccgtcttattcaagattcaatggagggataattccgtagctggaacgagggtccatgatcgttacaaactcgtggaaggtaatcatactcgaacctactctcaatatgacccatttatacttgcacaacaagctcatcaagtttattttgcatctcttccgagcacaagtaatgatagacaacaaaagcaatggtgggccgtttttaaaacaaaggcacgatcagaagttgatacatcttttttccaagaagaggttGTATCAGAAACAGTTTTGTCCCCAGTTGATCATGGTGAAATTATTTATGCAAATGAGATAGAAGCGGAGGAGgagttagaagaggaagaagaagagaatgataaggagagggatgagatagaagagggggaagaagaagaagaagaggaggaggaagaggaagaggaagaagaagaagaagaagaagaagaagaagaagaagaagaagaagaagaagaagaagaagaagaagaagaagaagatgaggatgatgatgatgatgagtaagagaaggtattgaaagtatacatatcaaaatttggaaacaattattagcgttttattttttcttttatacctgtttattaggttttatttttttgtatcttataataattatcctgtaatatttgctaacactttttaatcaattgtagtACACATGGCTCGTGGAGGAGGAAGGCAGCGCGGAGGCTATAGTGAGGGAGGTAGTAGCTCCCGAGAGCAGGAGGAGGACGTTGACCGTTCTACTACGGAggtgagtgaggaggaggaggaggaggttggtGTACCCCGACATACTGACGGCAGGATGATCCTTGATCCGAATGGTCTAtggtaattttttattcattctattttgtaatttttttatttagtaataaatgactttttttagacatatgttaattatacattattttttattcctatataattatgtttttaacatgtttgatttcaggtttagaagtcaaacagttgttcgtggtgtgactaatagcacccaagagaacatgacacacggcgttacttgttggagtaacgctagtgatgaagataaggagatgtggttcaacaacttccgggtatctatttataaaatatatattattaaatataatttatttattctttttaccttattattaatttgtttctcatctatgtgtttactttttgtagcgtgtgttctattggccaaccgaccttgagcgcctagtttggcaaaggtataataacattggcaagaagaggctaagggacaacatgtataaggtgtctaagaggaagaaggcgccatctttcatgaaaggtatttagtttcttttaatacccgtaattagttaaaattcattacatattttgaaaatatattaattaataattgttattttattgattaCAGGTTCGTCATATGAGGAATATACCAAGTACCGGAACAGTCCTGAGTTCAAGGAAGCATCGGCCCGGAACAAGATTAACAGGAAAGGAGGAGATAAGGACGCGGAAGTTGAGCCTACTCATTATGGAGGGTCTCAATCTTTTCATGATCGTGTGGTGTTAGATGTAagttatttgtcttagcttttaatttaatagccttctaatttaattagtctcattaattatcatgtttgagtaacaatttccttgttttttttccggaagaccaagaagaataagggtaaggtacccacgattgttgatctctttgttgacactcacgcaaagaagacaagcaagggcaagttgatcttcgcgaaggaaaaagatcaacagttatatgtaagtgtcaaaaaataaaaatttcttagctttttaaagtatatgttttatcaatttttagataagtaacctctaaccattaatgttttatcaattttttaggaacaattccttgtccgtaggaagaacaacccggaaattgatgacaatgagctatggtttgatcttgttgaggggttccaaagaggagatgtgtatggagccgggtcggcaaaggagattttctaccctcctacaagaagaagagggtcaatttcatcccaacaacaaccttataccccaagtgtcgtgagtgtgctccaagctcaattagccgccagggagaggcaggatgccgagagggagaggtgggatgccgagagagatgctgaaattcggaggatgaaggaggaaatggaacggatgaactccttcttcgccaattgcaacactgggtggcacccgcaaccaaaggatcctagagatcctaatTTTGGAGGTAgtagtggagcgggagcaagtttccctgttatgtagtttttttagagaacatgttattcccggataatgttagatgaccaaaactcgtagaactcgtagttgtgtgtatggaacatgattttctttatcaagtttggttgtgttggcttcccatgtgttctctgctggaagtgttggtttatttgcaggtttttacgtatttggctaggtcaaaaacgatttttaggctaaaaaaaatgtaaatttggCGACGGATACTGGGCATTTGGCGACGGGAAACCGTCGCTAAGTCTCTGATCATGAATTAATTTTAGGGACATTGGCGACGGGGAACAGTGCATTTGGCGacggaaatcagtcgccaaattggcgaccaaaaacagtcgccaaaatcagtcgccaattctGAATATATGGAGATGACGTGGATTGTAAAAAGGCGACTAATGACAGTCGCTAAAAAGGCGACTAATGacagtcgccaattttggcgacgaaTTTCAGTCGCCCGCTTTAaaaaaattcagtcgccaaaattggcgacgaaGGCCTGTCGCCAAAAGCGACCAAACTTTgctacgaagtgcgggcgacgggCCTTAGTCGCTTTATTCTTAATGGTGACTGTTCTCGGTCGCCTTATATGGTCGTcaattaccttatttgttgtagtgaaCCGATGACTTGTTACAAACTTACGCAATGATTCACAATCTTCCCTATTCATCAAAGTTTCATAACAAACAAATACAATAGATAAATAATTAGAAACAAACCGTAAAGATTATAGTACTAATACAGGCTTAGGCTTTAACTTGACATTCACTATATCCCATTTACATAGTAGATTAGCTAGCACACACGAAACCAGATAAGATTACAATGATTATTATTGGTCAGGTTTGTGTATAAACCATATAAACATCTTCTCCATTGTATTTTACACAAAACTCtaacacaacataaataaaatgtTAAAACTATTCAATTCCTACTAATCTAGCTTAGCCATCCCTCATTCCTTGATAATCAGTAAGACAACAAAGGGAACAACAAAGATGAATGAATAGTTACGCATCTACCTTGCTTGTTTTACACATGTTTGTAGACTTTTTCTTACTTACAATATCAAAGCTATTATTTCAATAGTGCTTTCATGTAGTATAAATAGGTTAGCTTTGTTCTGGGCATTTCACTCATAAGCAAAGCAAACAATAAGAAAGTTTGTGTTGAAAGGAGTTTATCCCCACTTTTGTTTATTAAACTGATTAGTCTGAGAAAAGAGGAGAATGCAAGGGTAAATACTTCTTTGATGgactttttttattgtctttgcGTAAAAAAAAAGTGATCAGGACGGAGGGAATTATAATTAAAAGAAAATGGTtacaatgtaaaaaaaaaaaaacttacaaaTTGGGTGATTAGGTCACGGCCTTATAGCAATTCTGAAACAACATTTCTTGTATAAGGGTTTAATACCA
This sequence is a window from Silene latifolia isolate original U9 population chromosome 8, ASM4854445v1, whole genome shotgun sequence. Protein-coding genes within it:
- the LOC141597447 gene encoding uncharacterized protein LOC141597447, which gives rise to MARGGGRQRGGYSEGGSSSREQEEDVDRSTTEVSEEEEEEVGVPRHTDGRMILDPNGLWFRSQTVVRGVTNSTQENMTHGVTCWSNASDEDKEMWFNNFRRVFYWPTDLERLVWQRYNNIGKKRLRDNMYKVSKRKKAPSFMKGSSYEEYTKYRNSPEFKEASARNKINRKGGDKDAEVEPTHYGGSQSFHDRVVLDTKKNKGKVPTIVDLFVDTHAKKTSKGKLIFAKEKDQQLYEQFLVRRKNNPEIDDNELWFDLVEGFQRGDVYGAGSAKEIFYPPTRRRGSISSQQQPYTPSVVSVLQAQLAARERQDAERERWDAERDAEIRRMKEEMERMNSFFANCNTGWHPQPKDPRDPNFGGSSGAGASFPVM